Below is a window of Candidatus Methylomirabilota bacterium DNA.
CCGATCTTCAGGCGACAAGGGGACCAGGCCGTCGGCGGTGTGGAGTCGAGTCGAGCGCTCCAGGATCACTGCGGGCGCGCCCTTGGCGAGCAGGACTGGACCCCGGCCCGGCATCACGTGGAACGTTGCCATCATGCGGCTGACCGGATCGAACGGGATCTCGCGCCGGCGGGGCCACGCCCGCGCGAGCTCGGCCGGCTCTAGCTTCGCCTTGACCGCCGCCACCAGCAGCGCGGCCTCGGTCGGGTCGCCTTGCAGGTGCAGCCCGTCCGGCGCCGGCCGGAGGCTCGCGTCGTTGCAGAGGGCCGCGGCGGTCAGCAACAGCGTGAGATGCGGCTCGGCGATCGGGAGCACCAGGGCCCCGCCCCTCTCGGTGAAGCTGCCCTTGCTCGCCCGGCCTCCGCCTCCGACGTCGATGCGACGGCGCCCCAGCACGATCGACGTCACCGTCATCTGGTTCTCGGTCATGGTGCCGGTCTTGTCGGCGCAGATCACGGTGGTCGAGCCGAGGGTCTCCACCGCGGCCAGCCGCCTCACCAGCGCGCCGCGACGGGCAAGCCGCCAGAGGCCGGCCGCGAGCGCGAGCGAGAGCACCGCGGGAAGCCCTTCGGGCACCGCCGCGACGGCGAGACTGATGGCGGTCTCCAGCATGAGACCGATCGGCTCGCCATGCAGGATACCGGCGAGCCCCACGATGGCGCAGATGACCAGGGTCAGGACGATCAAGCGCCGGCCCAGCCCTTCGACCTGGCGCTCGAGCGGTGTCGCCCGGGACTCGGTCGAGGCGACGAGCTGGCCGATCCGCCCGAGCTCCGTCGCGGCACCGGTCGTGGTGACGAGAGCAGCCCCGCTGCCGGACAGGATCGTGGTGCCGAGGTGGACCATGTTGGCTCGCTCGGCGAGCGGGCTGTCGGAAGCGGGTCGCGCCGCGGCGTCCTTCCACACCGGGGCGCTCTCGCCGGTGAGGGCCGACTCGTTCACCTGCAGCGCGGCACTCCGCAGCAGCCGCGCATCCGCGGCCACCGTCGCCCCCGCCTCCAGGATCAGGACATCGCCGGGAACCAGGTCGACCGCGGCCACGTGAGTCGGATGACCGTCGCGCCGCACGAGCGCCTGCGGCACCGCGAGCGCCCGAAGATTGGCCAGCGAGACTCGCGCCCGCCATTCGGCCGCGAAGCCGATGGCCGCGTTCAGGACGAGCGCGGCCAGGATCGTGATGGCCTCGACCCGCTCCCCCAGCGTCGCCGCCACCGCCGCGGCCGCGAGGAGGAGCAGCACCACCAGGCTCTTGAACTGGGCGAGGGCCAGGCGCCAGAGCGGGGTCTCCCGGTAATCGACGACTCGATTGGGCCCGACGGCGCGCAGCCGACGCTCCGCCTCGGCTGTGCTCAGCCCGGCATCGACCTCGGTGGTCGTATGCGTCTGCATCGCACGCGGGAACCCTTTCCTAAGCCCCGGTGTCCCGGCCGTCGGCCAGGCCCGACTGCACGGCGGCCATGAGCGCCGACGCCGCGAATGGCTTGGATATGAACATGGTGGCTCCCGCCGCGAGGGCAGCCCTCCGGCTCTGCTCCGAGGGATAGCCGGTGACCACGATGACCGGAGGAGGATTCAGGAC
It encodes the following:
- a CDS encoding cation-translocating P-type ATPase; the protein is MQTHTTTEVDAGLSTAEAERRLRAVGPNRVVDYRETPLWRLALAQFKSLVVLLLLAAAAVAATLGERVEAITILAALVLNAAIGFAAEWRARVSLANLRALAVPQALVRRDGHPTHVAAVDLVPGDVLILEAGATVAADARLLRSAALQVNESALTGESAPVWKDAAARPASDSPLAERANMVHLGTTILSGSGAALVTTTGAATELGRIGQLVASTESRATPLERQVEGLGRRLIVLTLVICAIVGLAGILHGEPIGLMLETAISLAVAAVPEGLPAVLSLALAAGLWRLARRGALVRRLAAVETLGSTTVICADKTGTMTENQMTVTSIVLGRRRIDVGGGGRASKGSFTERGGALVLPIAEPHLTLLLTAAALCNDASLRPAPDGLHLQGDPTEAALLVAAVKAKLEPAELARAWPRRREIPFDPVSRMMATFHVMPGRGPVLLAKGAPAVILERSTRLHTADGLVPLSPEDRVRLLEENRALAREGLRVLAIAWRPVPDIEGAAVEDLVFLGFLGATDPVRPAVSGSIAACEDAGIRTIMLTGDQQLTAESVGRQLGLAPEAIRSRMSPEGKLALVAELQDRGEIVAMTGDGVNDAPALVRADIGIAMGRHGTDVAREASDLVLTDDNFATIVEAVREGRVIYANLRKVIHFLFSCNLSEILTVFVAILLGCPTPLLPLQILWVNLVTDILPAMALIRDPADDQVMRRPPRDPAEALVTGRFGLRVLVEGALLAAGVLSAYLWVIWSEGAGAVANTMAFTALVLIHPFQAMNCRSTKLNWWQLPPNPWVPSSLVVLFGLQWLAIEYGPLARLLGTAPLGSAHWLGLAVGVLWPVGALEIWKAWGRLITGASAPRRGHRRLGPHAGTQPRP